The genomic segment GATGTGTTTAAATCAAAATTCCTGCTCCTCCCTATGTGTAGCAAAAATACAAAGTtaacttttctttttcatttttatgctgCTCTCTTCATGCAGGCAAAATGTCTAATACTTCTCAGAAGCACAGAGACTTTGTGTCTGAGCCTATGGGCGATAAACCAATTACAGCCCTGGCAGGCATTGGGGAAGTACTTGGCGGCAAACTAGAAGAGCAAGGCTTTGATAAGGTACCATTTTCTGTTGTTTGAAAATAACCCAGTAACCCTAGCTACTATCATGGCTTCTATATTTATGGAATATTTTATAATTTTCTATGTGCTTCTTCCATTTTTTCCTAACATTTTACTGTCTGTTAGTCATATATGTCTTTTAACCTTCTTTTAAAGACATGGTCAAATGGATATTGTTGAACTTATTGGCAAACAGATCGAAATAAACATTTTACTAAAGATGCTATAGTTTTTCATTTCAAAAACCgtaatataaaatacagtaaaattgTTTGCAATTAAAGGTTAACTAAAGCCCACAACAGTTAACAAAATAGACTGCACTATTTATATACAGCAGTGCTAGCAACTTAAATTGAGTTTATGGGGGAGTTTTGGGAGAGCTATGGTAGCTTCCTCTATATTTGCAGAACACAGAGAATGTATAGCGGCCCTATGCAGCAAAACAACCTATTTGGTCAAAAGTTGTGGTGTTTTAGTCTCTCTTTCAGCAGTGTACATTAGAAATAGCTTAGTTAATATTTGAATAACATATTAAGTGGAGAAATGTGCTGGATATTATGTTATAGGCTTATGTGCTTCTTGGGCAGTTTCTAATATTGAGGAAAGATGCAGACGACCTGTTCAAAGACTGGCTAAAGGACTCCTGTGGGGCCAATTCACGTCAAGCAGAGCTGTGTTCCTCCTGTTTGAAAGAATGGTGCGCGTCCTTTCTGTGATACAGATTATGTGACTACCTTGTTTCTGAATTGACTTATATACtgtcaaaatacatttttatgcacATTTACTAACTGttaatatttttgtgcaaaataaagtTGAAACCAAcaaccttatttttttttctgacagtgAGATCTTTTATACACTGATCTTCTATACATGATAACTTTATATACatagggatcatataataatatcGCTAATGCTTTATTTACGAGTGGATACTTCCAGCAGACATAGGGGCATCCATTCTAATTAGAACAAAGGAGATTCCATCTAAGTAttcaaaggattttttacagtgagagctgtgaagttgtggaattccctctctgaatcagttgtactggctgatacattatatagcttcaagaaggggctgaatggcttgttagcaagtgagggaaaacagggctaatcccattgccatcttggagtgagAAGGATTTTTTCTcctttgaggcaaattagagaggcttcagatgggttttttttaccttcctctggatcatctagcagtaaggcaggttttatatagacataaaagcttgatgtgttttttttttacctaatttactattattacattaatatgaATCCACTGGGCACACTATACTTAAAAcaacacaatacaaaataaaCCTGACCGCATAAACAAAGAAATATTAAATAGTATCTACTAAAtcctctagaaaaaaaaaatgtaaaaaatattctaTAGTTTACGGATATGGGATCCTTTATGTGGAAACCTGCTATGCAGAATGCTGTGACTTCCGGGAAAACCATCTCCTGTAaactccattttattttttttcctatttctctgtaataataacatagtAGCTTTAGTACATGCAGTGTCTCACCTGCCTACAGTGCAGCCCTGTGCCTGCAACCTGCATAGAAAATAATGGTCTACATTAACTTCCGTGTTCCTCTGTGGTGGAATGCATCAAGATGCCACAGGAACCCATCTTGAAACACCAGTGTGTAAAGACATTTTGCTTCGCCTGATGGATGCTGGCCAGTATAACCTCTGCTATACTCAACTAGAACTATAGAATCTGCTTCAGGTAACTTCCAATGCAGCTGCCATGTTACGCTTCCTTTGTATTTCCTTTGTACTTTCTTCATTGTAAGTCAAATTGGAGTTAAAATTAAAGTTAGTTTATTTTGTGAATACAGTGGTTTTTGCACACATATGAGTTAATTTGTTATTCCAGAATGCCACTTTAGTGAATCTGAAGTACAGGtctaggacctgttatccagaaacccattatccagaaaactccaatttacagaaaggccgtctcccatagactccattataagcaaataattcacatttttaaaaaatgatttcctttttctctgtaataataaaacagtacctgtacttgatcccaactaaggtataattaatccttattgggggcagaacagccctattgggtttatttaatggttaaatgattcccttttccctgtaataataaaacagtacctgtacttgatcccaactaagatataattaccccttattggggacagaacagccctattgggtttatttaatggttaaatgattcccttttctctgtaataataaaacagtacctgtacttgatcccaactaagatataattaccccttattggggacagaacagccctattgggtttatttaatggttaaatgattcccttttctctgtaataataaaacagtacctgtacttgatcccaactaagatataattaccccttattggggcagaacagccctattgggtttatttaatggttaaatgattcccttttctctgtaataataaaacagtacctgtacttgatcccaactaagatataattaccccttattgggggcagaacagccctattgggtttattcaatatttaaatgattttttagtagactaa from the Xenopus tropicalis strain Nigerian chromosome 5, UCB_Xtro_10.0, whole genome shotgun sequence genome contains:
- the baf-l gene encoding barrier-to-autointegration factor-like protein encodes the protein MSNTSQKHRDFVSEPMGDKPITALAGIGEVLGGKLEEQGFDKFLILRKDADDLFKDWLKDSCGANSRQAELCSSCLKEWCASFL
- the baf-l gene encoding barrier-to-autointegration factor-like protein isoform X1 yields the protein MSPTYALYRSHGGGAYIGLAVEWRYHIKTGKMSNTSQKHRDFVSEPMGDKPITALAGIGEVLGGKLEEQGFDKAYVLLGQFLILRKDADDLFKDWLKDSCGANSRQAELCSSCLKEWCASFL
- the baf-l gene encoding barrier-to-autointegration factor-like protein isoform X3 — its product is MSNTSQKHRDFVSEPMGDKPITALAGIGEVLGGKLEEQGFDKAYVLLGQFLILRKDADDLFKDWLKDSCGANSRQAELCSSCLKEWCASFL
- the baf-l gene encoding barrier-to-autointegration factor-like protein isoform X2 — encoded protein: MSPTYALYRSHGGGAYIGLAVEWRYHIKTGKMSNTSQKHRDFVSEPMGDKPITALAGIGEVLGGKLEEQGFDKFLILRKDADDLFKDWLKDSCGANSRQAELCSSCLKEWCASFL